The Thunnus albacares chromosome 11, fThuAlb1.1, whole genome shotgun sequence genome contains a region encoding:
- the LOC122991707 gene encoding probable G-protein coupled receptor 82, which translates to MIPVWFLDDLVRAPARDQMEHTSHTSSPHNASFLSSVLSSPPSSVLVLCTTSASLFFLPFVYALLFLTALPGNALSLWVFLRCISITSPTHIYLSHLSISNLLLSLTAPFLAAYYARGSAWTMHGALCQLVLHGITPVLYINIYISLMILTWVALSRFAALIQHTHASRPSACTRLLPHGFFTRLTRASFASRVCITMWVLAVGWTVPVSIYYSVKEAMRGSGKTEPGGRVEVCYSPAMEMGGSRSAAFHVAAITVFFLCYLLVLLSYMALLRHIRRSRRSTNVTTSQSLLGRVFRNIVVIQVVLSVCLLPYHIFRPIFISLAHDQPKHSPGPEIGNHCHPLSILIELKNCLLLLAALRGSTDPLMYFLLDKTFRHKTLSLLRCKRNKAQCWSVTGSVSQKVGQLGDGNVATANSSHDSVL; encoded by the exons ATGATTCCTGTGTGGTTTTTGGATGATCTTGTCAGAGCTCCTGCCAGAG ATCAAATGGAGCATACATCTCACACATCTTCACCACATAATGCTTCTTTCTTGTCTTCTGTACTGtcttctcccccctcctctgtTCTCGTCCTCTGCACCACCTCTGCTTCACTCTTCTTCCTTCCCTTTGTTTATgcactcctcttcctcaccgCTCTCCCAGGCAATGCACTGTCTTTGTGGGTGTTCCTGCGGTGCATCTCCATCACATCCCCCACTCACATTTATCTGTCCCACCTGAGTATCTCCAACCTGCTGCTGTCCCTCACCGCGCCCTTCCTTGCAGCCTACTATGCCAGGGGCTCAGCCTGGACAATGCATGGCGCCCTGTGTCAGCTAGTCCTGCACGGCATCACCCCAGTGCTCTACATTAACATCTACATAAGCCTCATGATTCTAACATGGGTGGCCCTCAGCCGCTTTGCAGCTCTCATCCAGCACACCCACGCTTCCAGGCCGAGCGCCTGTACAAGGCTGCTGCCACACGGTTTCTTCACCCGTCTCACAAGGGCCTCCTTTGCCAGCAGGGTGTGTATCACAATGTGGGTGCTGGCAGTAGGCTGGACTGTGCCAGTATCAATTTACTACTCAGTGAAAGAAGCTATGCGAGGCAGTGGAAAAACTGAGCCAGGAGGACGTGTGGAGGTGTGTTACAGCCCTGCGATGGAAATGGGGGGCAGTCGGTCTGCAGCTTTCCATGTGGCTGCCATAACCGTGTTCTTTTTATGTTACCTACTGGTGCTGCTGTCCTACATGGCATTGCTGAGGCATATCAGACGCTCACGCCGCAGCACAAACGTCACCACCTCCCAGAGCCTGCTGGGTAGGGTGTTCCGAAACATTGTGGTCATCCAG GTTGTTCTTTCAGTGTGCCTGCTGCCATACCACATCTTCAGACCCATCTTCATTTCTCTGGCCCATGATCAGCCGAAACATTCACCCGGCCCCGAGATCGGCAACCACTGTCATCCACTCTCCATCCTCATCGAG TTGAAGAACTGCCTGTTACTTCTGGCTGCACTGAGAGGTTCAACTGACCCCCTGATGTACTTCCTGTTAGACAAGACCTTTCGCCATAAAACCCTCAGTCTTTTAAGGTGTAAGAGGAACAAAGCTCAATGCTGGTCAGTTACAGGAAGTGTCAGTCAGAAGGTTGGACAGTTGGGAGATGGAAATGTAGCTACTGCGAATTCAAGCCACGACAGTGTTTTGTAG